Proteins from a single region of Nocardiopsis dassonvillei subsp. dassonvillei DSM 43111:
- a CDS encoding DUF742 domain-containing protein: MTHHDCLRGESPDRLYTVTGGRSDADTRVLDSVTLVVAECDPVPGMQSEHAAILRLCAYPTAVVELSAELRLPVSVVRILLLDLLDTGRVTARHPAALTRQEAGHDPETLKQVLLALQRL, from the coding sequence ACCACGACTGCCTCCGGGGAGAGTCCCCCGACCGCCTGTACACCGTGACCGGCGGGCGCTCCGACGCGGACACCCGCGTGTTGGACTCGGTCACCCTCGTCGTCGCCGAGTGCGACCCCGTGCCCGGCATGCAGTCCGAGCACGCCGCGATCCTGCGCCTGTGCGCGTACCCGACCGCCGTGGTGGAGCTGTCCGCGGAGCTGCGGCTCCCCGTCAGCGTCGTGCGGATCCTCCTGCTGGACCTGCTGGACACGGGGCGGGTGACGGCCCGCCACCCGGCGGCCCTCACCCGGCAGGAGGCCGGGCACGACCCCGAGACCCTGAAGCAGGTGCTCCTTGCCCTCCAACGCCTCTGA
- a CDS encoding GTP-binding protein, whose amino-acid sequence MPSNASERPAGPHRAPLAATADNALKIVVVGGFGVGKTTLVDSVSETRPVRTEEVMTRAGVGIDDLSAVRDKRTTTVAFDFGRITVDERRVLYLFGAPGQKRFWFLWNQLFEGSLGAVVLVDTDRIRDSWYAVDRLEHHRTPFVVAVNRFGPGPALPEVRRALDLSGRVPVVDCDARSRESSRDVLITLVQHVSGPVAGYPSAPTTAFAPGSGRESAPAPMSGSASAPAPPQEETT is encoded by the coding sequence TTGCCCTCCAACGCCTCTGAACGGCCGGCCGGGCCGCACCGGGCCCCGCTCGCCGCGACGGCCGACAACGCGCTCAAGATCGTCGTCGTCGGCGGGTTCGGCGTCGGCAAGACCACCCTGGTCGACTCCGTCAGCGAGACGCGCCCGGTGAGGACCGAGGAGGTCATGACCCGGGCCGGTGTCGGGATCGACGACCTCAGTGCCGTCCGCGACAAGCGCACCACCACCGTGGCCTTCGACTTCGGGCGCATCACCGTGGACGAGCGGCGCGTGCTCTACCTCTTCGGCGCCCCCGGCCAGAAGCGGTTCTGGTTCCTGTGGAACCAGCTGTTCGAGGGCAGCCTGGGCGCGGTCGTCCTCGTGGACACCGACCGCATCCGGGACTCCTGGTACGCCGTGGACCGGCTCGAACACCACCGCACGCCCTTCGTGGTCGCGGTGAACCGCTTCGGCCCCGGACCCGCCCTGCCCGAGGTGCGACGCGCCCTGGACCTGTCCGGGCGGGTCCCCGTGGTGGACTGCGACGCCCGCAGCCGCGAGTCCAGCCGCGACGTCCTGATCACCCTCGTCCAGCACGTGTCCGGACCCGTCGCCGGGTACCCGTCCGCGCCGACGACGGCGTTCGCGCCCGGGTCAGGGCGGGAGTCCGCACCGGCGCCGATGTCCGGCTCCGCGTCCGCACCCGCGCCGCCCCAGGAGGAGACGACGTGA
- a CDS encoding cytochrome P450 — MNHSPGPEAAAPASSGPPPPSPDHAGAARLYGPDIARDPAGLYEELRGRYGPVAPVLLDGDVPAWFVMGYRELHHVTSRPEWFARDCRRWNQWDRVGRDWPLLPYVMWTPSVMFAEGAEHQRRAGAIGDALDAVDRADLRTLCQRAADGLVDAFRAEGEADLVSQYAHRIPAMVVARLCGLPEAEVPALVRDVVLSLDVAADAGGAHRRLHARLDALVADRRAAPRDDVPSRLLLHPAGLSDAEAVIDLLVVLAAAQAPTGDWIGNTLLLMLTDDQFSLTLQGGRGSAGEALNEVLWKDTPTQNFIGRWAVQACELGGRGIRRGDMLVLGLSAANADPRLHAGLPDVHSGNRAQMSFGHGEHGCPFPAPEIAETIARTAVESLLDRLPDVRLAVPSERLEWRPSLWMRGLFELPARFTPQR, encoded by the coding sequence GTGAACCACAGCCCGGGTCCGGAGGCCGCGGCACCGGCCAGCAGCGGCCCGCCGCCCCCCTCCCCGGACCACGCGGGCGCCGCCCGCCTGTACGGCCCCGACATCGCCCGCGACCCGGCCGGGCTCTACGAGGAGCTGCGCGGACGCTACGGCCCGGTCGCGCCCGTGCTGCTCGACGGCGACGTTCCGGCGTGGTTCGTCATGGGCTACCGGGAGCTGCACCACGTCACCAGCAGACCCGAGTGGTTCGCCCGCGACTGCCGCCGCTGGAACCAGTGGGACCGCGTCGGCCGGGACTGGCCGCTCCTGCCCTACGTGATGTGGACGCCCTCGGTCATGTTCGCCGAGGGGGCCGAACACCAGCGGCGCGCGGGCGCGATCGGCGACGCCCTGGACGCCGTGGACCGCGCCGACCTCAGGACCCTGTGCCAGCGGGCCGCCGACGGCCTCGTCGACGCCTTCCGCGCGGAGGGCGAGGCCGACCTGGTCTCCCAGTACGCGCACCGCATCCCCGCGATGGTGGTCGCCCGGCTCTGCGGCCTGCCGGAGGCGGAGGTCCCGGCACTGGTGCGCGACGTCGTGCTCTCGCTCGACGTCGCCGCCGACGCGGGCGGCGCCCACCGGCGCCTGCACGCCCGCCTGGACGCCCTGGTCGCCGACCGCCGCGCCGCGCCGCGCGACGACGTGCCCTCGCGGCTGCTGCTGCACCCGGCGGGCCTGAGCGACGCCGAGGCGGTCATCGACCTGCTGGTGGTCCTCGCCGCGGCCCAGGCGCCCACCGGCGACTGGATCGGCAACACCCTGCTCCTGATGCTCACCGACGACCAGTTCTCGCTCACCCTCCAGGGCGGGCGCGGCAGCGCGGGCGAGGCCCTCAACGAGGTGCTGTGGAAGGACACCCCCACGCAGAACTTCATCGGCCGGTGGGCCGTGCAGGCCTGTGAGCTGGGCGGGCGCGGCATCCGACGCGGCGACATGCTGGTGCTGGGACTGTCGGCGGCCAACGCCGACCCCCGCCTGCACGCAGGGCTCCCCGACGTCCACAGCGGCAACCGCGCGCAGATGTCCTTCGGCCACGGCGAGCACGGGTGCCCCTTCCCGGCACCGGAGATCGCGGAGACGATCGCCCGCACGGCGGTGGAGAGCCTGCTGGACCGGCTGCCGGACGTGCGGCTGGCGGTGCCTTCGGAGCGGCTGGAGTGGCGGCCGTCGCTGTGGATGCGCGGACTGTTCGAGCTCCCGGCGCGCTTCACGCCGCAACGGTAG
- a CDS encoding SDR family NAD(P)-dependent oxidoreductase produces MTTPQRRIGSGFGGRSTAREVLDGIDLTGRLAVVTGGYSGIGLETTRALAEAGARVVVPARRPEAAAEALAGVEGVEVDGLELSDQGDVRAFAERFLRTGRAIDVLVNNAGVMACPQAVAGPGWEYQFATNHLGHFTLVNRLWPALAEGGARVVSVSSGAHQASPIRWEDPWFAQGYDRWLAYGQSKTANALFALHLDRLGEPLGVRAFSLHPGAILTPLQRHMTRREMVDAGWVDGNGELIDPRFKTPEQGAATQVWAATSPRLAGMGGVYCEDCDVAVPAGTEPGVEGVRDHAADPAQAERLWAFSAELTGEDALA; encoded by the coding sequence ATGACCACACCACAGCGAAGGATCGGCTCGGGCTTCGGCGGGCGCAGCACCGCGCGCGAGGTCCTGGACGGAATCGACCTGACCGGACGGCTGGCCGTCGTCACCGGCGGGTACTCGGGCATCGGGCTGGAGACCACCCGGGCCCTGGCGGAGGCGGGCGCCCGCGTCGTCGTGCCCGCGCGGCGGCCCGAGGCGGCGGCCGAGGCCCTGGCCGGGGTCGAGGGCGTGGAGGTCGACGGCCTGGAGCTGTCCGACCAGGGCGACGTGCGCGCCTTCGCCGAACGCTTCCTCAGGACGGGGCGCGCGATCGACGTCCTCGTCAACAACGCCGGGGTGATGGCCTGCCCCCAGGCCGTCGCCGGACCCGGCTGGGAGTACCAGTTCGCCACCAACCACCTGGGGCACTTCACCCTGGTCAACCGGCTCTGGCCGGCCCTGGCCGAGGGCGGGGCGCGGGTGGTCTCGGTGTCCTCCGGCGCGCACCAGGCCTCACCGATCCGCTGGGAGGACCCGTGGTTCGCCCAGGGCTACGACCGGTGGCTGGCCTACGGGCAGTCCAAGACCGCCAACGCCCTGTTCGCCCTCCACCTGGACCGGCTGGGAGAACCCCTCGGGGTGCGGGCCTTCTCCCTGCACCCGGGCGCGATCCTCACCCCCTTGCAGCGGCACATGACGCGGCGGGAGATGGTCGACGCGGGGTGGGTCGACGGGAACGGTGAGCTGATCGACCCCCGGTTCAAGACGCCGGAGCAGGGCGCGGCCACCCAGGTGTGGGCGGCCACCTCGCCGCGGCTGGCCGGGATGGGCGGGGTGTACTGCGAGGACTGCGACGTGGCCGTGCCCGCCGGAACCGAGCCCGGCGTGGAGGGCGTGCGCGACCACGCGGCCGATCCCGCGCAGGCCGAGCGCCTGTGGGCGTTCTCCGCCGAGCTGACCGGGGAGGACGCCCTCGCCTGA
- a CDS encoding alpha/beta fold hydrolase → MNVEHRDVEVNGIRLHVAEQGSGPLVLLLHGFPESWYSWRHQFAPLAGAGYRVAAPDQRGYARSDRPEAVDAYTLPHLVGDVVALVSALGEESAVVVGHDWGAPVAWATAMMRPDLVRGVAGLSVPPVPPAMMPSVSSSRAVYGDGFYQAYFQEPGVADAELAADPASTLRRLLVGASGDAPFDQPRLWIVPEGESALGSLPEPEELPSWLTEEDLAAFTADYSDPDAFTGPLNWYRNIDRNQGLMSPFQGRVIDVPALYVGGDKDLVRAMRGVPELLENLSLVAPGLHAGVTLPGCGHWTQQERPEEVNAALLDFLAAVHGG, encoded by the coding sequence ATGAACGTGGAACACAGGGACGTCGAGGTCAACGGAATCCGTCTGCACGTCGCCGAGCAGGGCAGCGGACCGCTCGTCCTGCTCCTGCACGGCTTCCCCGAGAGCTGGTACTCCTGGCGCCACCAGTTCGCCCCGCTGGCCGGGGCCGGGTACCGCGTGGCCGCCCCCGACCAGCGCGGTTACGCCCGAAGCGACCGGCCCGAGGCGGTGGACGCCTACACCCTGCCCCACCTGGTCGGCGACGTCGTCGCCCTCGTCTCCGCGCTGGGGGAGGAGAGCGCGGTCGTGGTCGGCCACGACTGGGGGGCGCCGGTGGCCTGGGCCACCGCCATGATGCGCCCCGACCTGGTCCGCGGCGTGGCGGGCCTGAGCGTTCCGCCCGTTCCGCCCGCCATGATGCCGTCGGTCTCGTCCTCCCGCGCCGTCTACGGCGACGGCTTCTACCAGGCCTACTTCCAGGAGCCGGGCGTCGCCGACGCCGAGTTGGCCGCCGACCCCGCCTCGACCCTGCGCCGCCTCCTGGTCGGGGCCTCCGGCGACGCCCCCTTCGACCAGCCCCGGCTGTGGATCGTGCCCGAGGGCGAGAGCGCGCTGGGCTCCCTGCCCGAACCGGAGGAGCTGCCCTCCTGGCTCACCGAGGAGGACCTGGCCGCTTTCACGGCCGACTACTCCGACCCCGACGCCTTCACCGGTCCGCTCAACTGGTACCGCAACATCGACCGCAACCAGGGGCTCATGTCGCCCTTCCAGGGGCGCGTCATCGACGTGCCCGCGCTGTACGTGGGCGGTGACAAGGACCTGGTCAGGGCCATGCGCGGCGTTCCCGAACTCCTGGAGAACCTGTCGCTGGTCGCACCGGGGCTGCACGCCGGCGTCACCCTGCCCGGTTGCGGCCACTGGACCCAGCAGGAGCGCCCCGAGGAGGTCAACGCGGCCCTGCTGGACTTCCTCGCCGCCGTCCACGGGGGCTGA
- a CDS encoding methyltransferase, which produces MSASAPPSPSATKLFELITASWVAAAVSAAAELGVADAMTFKPLPVDEIAERIGADADALHRLLRACADLDLVEEGPRRHFALTGLGRALRGDAADSMRGYARWVGSQAERSTMAHLAQAVRTGRSVFEQVHGRTAWAYLDEHPETAAVFDEGMTDISAQLTRGVAGSYDFGAHHTLVDVGGGRGRLLAIVLSAHPGLRGVLFDRSEVVAHAGPVLEGVRERCRVVSGDFLSSVPEGGDAYLLSNVIHNWGDQDAARILSHCREAMTRDGRVLLAEVVVPDSPGPARTAKFMDLSMLAHCDGKQRTRSQFADLFEQAGLKLTRVLPSFGTSVVEGVRA; this is translated from the coding sequence ATGTCCGCATCCGCACCCCCGAGTCCTTCGGCCACGAAACTGTTCGAGCTCATCACCGCCAGCTGGGTGGCGGCCGCCGTGAGCGCGGCGGCCGAACTCGGCGTCGCCGACGCCATGACCTTCAAACCCCTGCCCGTCGACGAGATCGCCGAGAGGATCGGCGCCGACGCCGACGCCCTCCACCGCCTCCTGCGCGCCTGCGCCGACCTCGACCTCGTCGAGGAGGGACCGCGGCGGCACTTCGCCCTGACCGGGCTCGGCCGCGCCCTGCGCGGGGACGCGGCCGACTCCATGCGCGGCTACGCCCGGTGGGTCGGCAGCCAGGCCGAGCGGTCCACCATGGCCCACCTGGCCCAAGCGGTGCGGACCGGGCGCTCGGTGTTCGAGCAGGTGCACGGCCGGACGGCCTGGGCCTACCTGGACGAGCACCCCGAGACCGCGGCGGTCTTCGACGAGGGCATGACCGACATCTCCGCCCAGCTCACCCGGGGCGTGGCGGGCAGCTACGACTTCGGCGCGCACCACACCCTCGTGGACGTCGGCGGGGGCCGGGGCAGGCTGCTGGCCATCGTGCTGTCGGCCCATCCCGGTCTGCGCGGCGTGCTCTTCGACCGGTCCGAGGTGGTCGCCCACGCCGGACCGGTGCTGGAGGGCGTCCGTGAGCGGTGCCGCGTCGTCAGCGGGGACTTCCTCTCCTCCGTCCCCGAGGGGGGCGACGCCTACCTGCTGTCGAACGTCATCCACAACTGGGGCGACCAGGACGCCGCGCGGATCCTCTCCCACTGCCGTGAGGCGATGACCCGCGACGGGCGCGTCCTGCTCGCGGAGGTGGTGGTGCCCGACTCCCCGGGTCCCGCCCGGACCGCCAAGTTCATGGACCTGAGCATGCTCGCCCACTGCGACGGCAAGCAGCGCACCAGGTCCCAGTTCGCCGACCTCTTCGAGCAGGCCGGACTGAAGTTGACCCGTGTCCTGCCCAGCTTCGGGACCAGCGTCGTCGAGGGGGTGCGCGCCTGA
- a CDS encoding nitroreductase family protein — translation MTTRRAVRAFADRPVDDSLLDPMLDAMLAAPSASNKQAWAFVAVRERRALRLLRAFSPGIIELPPLVVAACFDRSRAVGGSGNSTDSGDSWDEGMLCVAMAVENLLLAAHCLGLGGCPSGSFRRGPVRRLLGLPDHLEPLLLVPIGHPARPLAPAPRRDRNEVVSHERWGT, via the coding sequence CTGACCACCCGCCGTGCCGTACGCGCCTTCGCCGACCGGCCGGTGGACGACTCCCTCCTCGACCCCATGCTGGACGCCATGCTCGCCGCCCCCTCGGCGTCCAACAAGCAGGCGTGGGCCTTCGTCGCCGTCCGCGAGCGGCGGGCGCTGAGGCTGCTGCGCGCCTTCTCCCCCGGAATCATCGAACTCCCGCCCCTGGTCGTGGCGGCCTGCTTCGACCGCTCCCGTGCCGTGGGGGGCTCAGGCAACTCCACGGACTCCGGGGACTCCTGGGACGAGGGCATGCTCTGCGTCGCGATGGCGGTGGAGAACCTCCTCCTGGCGGCCCACTGCCTGGGGCTGGGCGGATGCCCGTCCGGGAGCTTTCGGAGGGGCCCCGTCCGCAGGCTCCTGGGCCTGCCCGACCACCTGGAACCCCTGCTCCTGGTTCCGATCGGGCACCCCGCCCGGCCACTCGCACCCGCACCCCGACGAGACCGGAACGAGGTGGTCAGCCATGAGCGCTGGGGAACCTGA
- a CDS encoding DUF6092 family protein, giving the protein MSAGEPEVRQVGEELLLLAAYLLSSGRGLLDEPRQYGTFRCLDAARRVLALAAGTGPHHPELDALRGRMDDVMCGPMGDHELDTLLDQMCERLATVLEDPDVISD; this is encoded by the coding sequence ATGAGCGCTGGGGAACCTGAGGTCCGACAGGTCGGCGAGGAACTCCTCCTGCTCGCCGCCTACCTGCTCAGCAGCGGCCGCGGCCTGCTGGACGAGCCACGGCAGTACGGCACGTTCCGCTGCCTGGACGCCGCCCGGCGCGTCCTCGCCCTCGCGGCCGGAACCGGCCCGCACCACCCCGAACTCGACGCCCTGCGCGGTCGGATGGACGACGTCATGTGCGGGCCGATGGGCGACCACGAACTGGACACCCTGCTCGACCAGATGTGCGAGCGGCTGGCAACCGTCCTGGAGGATCCCGATGTCATCTCCGACTGA
- a CDS encoding tRNA-dependent cyclodipeptide synthase, whose translation MSSPTELEPPPEPEDAFDVLPFTGSCRRVFERGEHALIGISAGNSYFSQERIAQLLRWAQRHFAEVDVLYADLHLDTMYMASGGSREHASSRANRALKDVRRRIRRAVEAAAPDAGNVRVRALSQCTGLPGYRDVAYRLDREHATDPRVRRACEEHVRHVIGAQPDPDGARLRAGLAYLRAELPLLLSTPRVLGLPSSVCCYHALMPILSRLRGATSCFHPGQGHVILRPVDRHLASPETVGSP comes from the coding sequence ATGTCATCTCCGACTGAGTTGGAGCCGCCCCCAGAGCCCGAGGACGCCTTCGACGTCCTGCCCTTCACCGGTTCCTGCCGCCGCGTGTTCGAGCGCGGAGAGCACGCGCTCATCGGGATCAGCGCCGGGAACAGCTACTTCAGCCAGGAGCGGATCGCGCAGCTCCTGCGGTGGGCGCAGCGGCACTTCGCCGAGGTCGACGTGCTCTACGCCGACCTGCACCTGGACACCATGTACATGGCGTCAGGTGGCAGCAGGGAGCACGCGTCGTCGCGGGCGAACAGGGCGCTCAAGGACGTGCGGCGGCGCATCCGGCGCGCCGTGGAGGCGGCCGCCCCAGACGCGGGGAACGTGCGCGTGCGCGCCCTGTCCCAGTGCACGGGCCTGCCCGGCTACCGCGACGTCGCGTACCGCCTCGACCGGGAGCACGCCACCGACCCCAGAGTCCGCCGCGCGTGCGAGGAGCACGTACGGCACGTCATCGGAGCCCAGCCGGACCCGGACGGGGCCAGGTTGCGCGCCGGGCTGGCCTACCTGCGCGCCGAACTGCCCCTTCTGCTCAGTACCCCGAGGGTGTTGGGGTTGCCCTCCTCGGTGTGCTGCTACCACGCCCTGATGCCGATCCTGTCCAGGTTGCGCGGTGCCACCTCCTGCTTCCACCCGGGGCAGGGCCACGTCATCCTCCGCCCGGTCGATCGGCATCTGGCCTCCCCGGAGACGGTGGGATCCCCGTGA
- a CDS encoding methyltransferase produces MGVTDETAVRAVRTDLPLNRLVSSAMLMHAVVAMVELDVVEDLAEGPRPVADLARRAGVPERSLAAVLRAGTVSGLLSEPAPGSFALTAAGQHLRAGDPSGLYGLFRMCTHGAFLQAWTCLPQALRSGRTAFEAHTGHPLFAYLEEQEEAAALFHRAMDTSVAADTLLENADLSGTERVADLGGGQGSLLAALLRHHPRMEGVLFDLPHVVSEAGPLLRERGVADRCAVVGGSFFDGVPTGADVYLMARVMQNWPRPEAVRILRNVRAAMGERSRLLIVGHLPQREGATPFLQAMSVYMLVLYGAPLRTAEEYRELFAEADLALHAVHRVEDGESVMDVRRA; encoded by the coding sequence GTGGGTGTGACGGACGAGACCGCTGTACGCGCGGTGCGCACAGACCTGCCGCTGAACCGACTGGTGTCGTCGGCGATGCTCATGCACGCCGTCGTCGCGATGGTCGAACTGGACGTGGTGGAGGATCTGGCCGAGGGGCCGCGTCCGGTGGCGGACCTGGCCCGCCGCGCCGGGGTCCCCGAACGGTCCCTGGCGGCGGTGCTGCGGGCCGGGACGGTGAGCGGGCTGCTCTCGGAGCCGGCACCCGGGTCGTTCGCCCTGACCGCGGCGGGCCAGCATCTGCGCGCCGGGGACCCCAGCGGCCTGTACGGCCTCTTCCGCATGTGCACGCACGGCGCCTTCCTCCAGGCGTGGACCTGCCTGCCGCAGGCGCTGCGTTCCGGCCGTACCGCCTTCGAGGCGCACACCGGCCACCCGCTGTTCGCCTACCTGGAGGAGCAGGAGGAGGCCGCGGCCCTGTTCCACAGGGCGATGGACACGTCCGTGGCCGCCGACACCCTGCTGGAGAACGCGGACCTGTCCGGGACCGAACGCGTGGCGGACCTCGGGGGCGGCCAGGGCTCGCTGCTGGCCGCCCTCCTGCGGCACCACCCGCGCATGGAGGGGGTGCTGTTCGACCTTCCGCACGTGGTGTCCGAGGCCGGGCCGCTGCTGCGGGAGCGGGGCGTGGCGGACCGGTGCGCCGTGGTGGGGGGCAGCTTCTTCGACGGGGTGCCGACGGGCGCGGACGTCTACCTGATGGCGCGGGTGATGCAGAACTGGCCCCGGCCGGAGGCGGTACGGATCCTGCGCAACGTCCGCGCGGCGATGGGTGAGCGGTCCCGGCTGCTGATCGTCGGGCACCTTCCGCAGCGGGAGGGCGCCACCCCCTTCCTCCAGGCGATGAGCGTGTACATGCTCGTGCTCTACGGCGCCCCGCTGCGCACGGCAGAGGAGTACCGGGAACTGTTCGCCGAGGCCGACCTCGCGCTGCACGCCGTGCACCGGGTCGAGGACGGGGAGTCGGTCATGGACGTCCGCCGCGCGTAG